The proteins below come from a single Vitis vinifera cultivar Pinot Noir 40024 chromosome 9, ASM3070453v1 genomic window:
- the LOC100254824 gene encoding uncharacterized protein LOC100254824, giving the protein MAPPHGEAIVSSYARANTFCKPPKISTDNLQRTISDISFELSKEAIGDLTLPPISEVEDAKCECCGMSEECTPEYIKRVRDKFLGKWICGLCTEAVKEEIEKNGGKKEEALSTHMNACSRFNKLGRAYPVLFQAEAMREILKKSTRLDGRGARGKSISPRIDKTGQKVGGIARSSSCIPAITREMNDLTKSN; this is encoded by the coding sequence ATGGCGCCCCCACATGGAGAAGCCATTGTTAGCTCCTACGCTAGGGCTAACACCTTCTGCAAGCCACCGAAAATTTCAACCGATAACCTCCAACGAACCATTTCTGACATTTCCTTCGAGCTTAGCAAGGAGGCCATCGGAGACTTGACACTTCCTCCAATATCTGAGGTTGAAGACGCGAAATGTGAGTGCTGTGGCATGAGCGAAGAGTGCACCCCAGAATACATTAAGCGGGTCCGGGACAAGTTCTTGGGGAAGTGGATATGTGGGCTGTGTACAGAAGCTGTGAAGGAAGAGATAGAGAAGAAcggaggaaaaaaagaagaagcattAAGCACGCATATGAATGCTTGTTCTAGGTTTAACAAGCTTGGCAGGGCTTATCCAGTTTTATTCCAAGCTGAGGCCATGAGGGAGATATTGAAGAAGAGCACAAGGTTGGATGGGAGAGGAGCTAGGGGTAAATCTATTAGCCCTAGGATTGATAAAACCGGGCAAAAAGTCGGCGGCATTGCAAGGAGTTCAAGCTGCATTCCGGCTATTACAAGAGAGATGAACGATCTGACAAAGAGTAATTGA
- the LOC100242973 gene encoding uncharacterized protein LOC100242973, which translates to MSEKCIRRAISDVSAESQRMTIEEGDTRSEATQVEQSRCECCGFMEECTASYIQQVSDSHSGKWVCGICSEAVKERIKRVPRTAMEEALSSHKDLCERFNTTTRLNPKLSLTMTMRELARRSAHQRNDHSSMKPRIGRTSSCAPRIE; encoded by the exons ATG AGCGAGAAGTGCATTCGAAGGGCCATATCCGATGTTTCTGCTGAGTCACAGAGGATGACAATCGAGGAAGGCGACACCAGAAGTGAAGCTACTCAGGTTGAACAGTCCCGGTGCGAGTGCTGTGGATTCATGGAGGAGTGTACAGCTAGTTACATCCAGCAAGTCAGCGATTCTCATTCTGGGAAATGGGTTTGCGGTATCTGTTCAGAAGCGGTGAAAGAAAGGATTAAGCGAGTTCCGAGAACAGCCATGGAAGAAGCACTGAGCTCTCACAAGGATTTGTGTGAAAGATTTAACACTACTACTAGGCTGAATCCCAAGCTGTCTTTGACTATGACAATGAGGGAGTTGGCCAGAAGAAGTGCTCACCAAAGGAATGACCACAGCTCCATGAAACCCAGAATTGGTCGAACCAGCAGCTGTGCTCCCAGGATTGAATAG